In a single window of the Zea mays cultivar B73 chromosome 5, Zm-B73-REFERENCE-NAM-5.0, whole genome shotgun sequence genome:
- the LOC100383576 gene encoding Tubulin beta-3 chain-like, which yields MREILHIQGGQCGNQIGAKFWEVICDEHGIDHTGKYAGDSDLQLERINVYYNEAGGGRFVPRAVLMDLEPGTMDSVRSGPYGQIFRPDNFVFGQSGAGNNWAKGHYTEGAELIDSVLDVVRKEAENCDCLQGFQVCHSLGGGTGSGMGTLLISKIREEYPDRMMLTFSVFPSPKVSDTVVEPYNATLSVHQLVENADECMVLDNEALYDICFRTLKLATPTFGDLNHLISATMSGVTCCLRFPGQLNSDLRKLAVNLIPFPRLHFFMVGFAPLTSRGSQQYRALTVPELTQQMWDAKNMMCAADPRHGRYLTASAMFRGKMSTKEVDEQMLNVQNKNSSYFVEWIPNNVKSSVCDIPPTGLAMASTFVGNSTSIQEMFRRVSEQFTAMFRRKAFLHWYTGEGMDEMEFTEAESNMNDLVAEYQQYQDATAEEEEEYKEGDEVAA from the exons ATGAGGGAGATCCTGCACATCCAGGGCGGGCAGTGCGGGAACCAGATCGGTGCCAAGTTCTGGGAGGTGATCTGCGACGAGCACGGCATCGACCACACGGGCAAGTACGCCGGCGACTCCGACCTCCAGCTCGAGCGCATCAACGTCTACTACAATGAGGCCGGCGGGGGCCGGTTCGTCCCGCGCGCCGTGCTCATGGACCTCGAGCCCGGCACCATGGACTCCGTGCGCTCCGGCCCCTACGGCCAGATCTTCCGCCCCGACAACTTCGTCTTCGGCCAGTCCGGCGCCGGCAACAACTGGGCCAAGGGCCACTACACCGAGGGCGCCGAGCTCATCGACTCCGTGCTTGACGTCGTCCGCAAGGAGGCCGAGAACTGCGACTGCCTCCAAG GATTTCAGGTTTGCCATTCATTGGGTGGAGGTACTGGCTCAGGGATGGGCACCCTGCTCATCTCCAAAATCAGGGAAGAGTACCCAGATAGGATGATGCTGACGTTCTCAGTTTTTCCATCACCCAAGGTGTCTGATACTGTGGTAGAACCTTACAATGCCACGCTCTCAGTTCATCAACTTGTTGAGAATGCTGATGAGTGTATGGTCCTCGACAACGAAGCTCTCTACGACATCTGCTTCCGCACTCTGAAGCTTGCTACACCCACTT TCGGTGACCTGAACCATCTCATCTCTGCAACCATGAGTGGTGTTACCTGCTGCCTGCGGTTCCCAGGCCAGCTGAACTCGGACCTCCGGAAGCTTGCGGTCAACCTGATCCCCTTCCCCCGCCTCCATTTCTTCATGGTCGGCTTCGCGCCGCTGACGTCAAGGGGGTCCCAGCAGTACCGCGCCCTGACCGTCCCGGAGCTGACCCAGCAGATGTGGGACGCGAAGAACATGATGTGCGCGGCTGACCCGCGGCACGGGCGCTACCTGACGGCGTCGGCCATGTTCCGCGGGAAGATGAGCACCAAGGAGGTGGACGAGCAGATGCTGAACGTGCAGAACAAGAACTCGTCCTACTTCGTGGAGTGGATCCCGAACAACGTGAAGTCGAGCGTGTGCGACATCCCCCCCACGGGCCTGGCGATGGCGTCCACGTTCGTCGGCAACTCCACCTCGATCCAGGAGATGTTCCGGCGCGTCAGCGagcagttcacggccatgttccgGCGCAAGGCCTTCCTGCACTGGTACACCGGGGAGGGCATGGACGAGATGGAGTTCACCGAGGCCGAGAGCAACATGAACGACCTGGTGGCCGAGTACCAGCAGTACCAGGACGCGACGGCGGAAGAGGAGGAGGAGTACAAGGAGGGAGATGAGGTGGCTGCCTGA